In Bufo gargarizans isolate SCDJY-AF-19 chromosome 5, ASM1485885v1, whole genome shotgun sequence, the following are encoded in one genomic region:
- the LOC122938503 gene encoding cathelicidin-6-like: MRSWWLSLLLVSAVTLHGCLSDTAEPEVQDGRSVGDVIDLYNQRKGVTYLYKSLDQLPPVPMEEDENPNRRGFIIKETVCLKSENPDLSQCDFKPDGDVKICSLDLGDEDPEDIMCTSLNKEVRVKRSNRRRPCRGRSCSPWLRGAYTLIGRPAKDQNRPNYM; this comes from the exons ATGAGGAGCTGGTGGCTGTCTCTGCTGCTCGTCTCTGCTGTCACATTACACGGCTGTCTCTCTGACACTGCAGAGCCTGAGGTCCAAGATGGAAGATCTGTAGGAGATGTCATCGACCTCTACAACCAGAGGAAGGGGGTCACTTACTTATATAAATCCCTGGACCAGCTGCCCCCTGTTCCAATGGAG GAAGATGAAAATCCAAACAGAAGAGGCTTTATTATTAAAGAGACGGTGTGCCTCAAATCCGAGAATCCTGATTTATCGCAGTGTGATTTCAAGCCCGACGGA GATGTAAAGATCTGTTCTCTGGATTTGGGTGATGAGGATCCTGAGGATATAATGTGCACCAGTCTGAACAAG GAGGTTCGTGTGAAGCGGTCCAACAGAAGAAGACCATGCAGGGGGAGGTCTTGCAGCCCGTGGCTAAGAGGAGCTTATACTCTTATCGGCAGACCCGCTAAAGACCAAAACAGACCTAACTACATGTAG